In one Zalophus californianus isolate mZalCal1 chromosome 10, mZalCal1.pri.v2, whole genome shotgun sequence genomic region, the following are encoded:
- the LOC113932627 gene encoding basic proline-rich protein-like — protein MEVSSPSHPAVPRGLGSQSLRRPSPAGQTDHLWLANPSCLLGAAVGPDLSFRSRLPLPEPPGWAQGRPIPHPKCPVSGCGQTPASPGEAWLLVPDTSDRHQGHLVPPRGHPSSKQGEVPAAPESFHPASPPLSRLPYPLGHLSAPRHLRAPLYPATVWGGSGLPGGIKAQPPPPLPPPVLPERSAAFTFSPLPPSAPAAASLPKSPAPGAGVPAAARGSPLPQPPGQRGAGEGEGGNGATGTPSPAAPAASPRRHADGPSRRPGLSPGPHTHPRAPSGLPGPPSPARLWLRPGAGLGEAGARPPSAPPPPAQAGQGRGRLPRRRVVRGAVLGPGRASAAAESPSSPPPPAPSAPRAPRRPARRGRRLAGDSRALPPRRAAASARSRPSRARRPSARPSSRLRAQPARPLRRRSPNLRAPLRSPPPRRHATPPPTPPLWSRCQFNS, from the coding sequence ATGGAGGTCAGTTCCCCCTCACACCCAGCGGTTCCTCGTGGGCTGGGCAGCCAGAGCCTGCGCCGCCCTTCGCCTGCAGGACAGACGGACCACCTGTGGCTGGCTAACCCCTCCTGTCTCCTGGGTGCCGCGGTGGGCCCAGACCTGTCCTTCCGAAGCCGCTTGCCACTCCCAGAGCCCCCAGGCTGGGCCCAAGGCcggcccatcccccaccccaaatgTCCCGTCTCAGGCTGCGGACAGACCCCTGCCAGCCCGGGAGAAGCCTGGCTCCTGGTTCCAGATACTTCGGACAGACACCAAGGCCACCTTGTCCCTCCGCGCGGACACCCGAGCTCCAAGCAAGGGGAGGTCCCCGCGGCCCCGGAGAGCTTCCACCCCGCCAGTCCGCCCCTGTCCCGCCTTCCCTATCCCCTCGGGCACCTCTCGGCTCCCCGACATCTCCGGGCGCCGCTCTACCCAGCAACAGTTTGGGGCGGCTCGGGCCTCCCCGGGGGGATTAAggcccagcctccccctcccctgccgcctCCGGTGCTGCCCGAGCGGTCGGCCGCCTTTACCTTCTCCCCCCTGCCTCCATCTGCCCCGGCGGCCGCCTCCCTCCCCAAGTCACCGGCTCCCGGGGCCGGCGTCCCCGCGGCCGCCCGCGgctcgcccctcccccagccccccggccAGCGTggcgcgggggagggggaggggggaaacgGGGCGACGGGGACCCCGAGCCCGGCCGCTCCCGCCGCGTCCCCCCGCCGCCACGCCGACGGCCCCTCGCGCCGCCCGGGGCTCAGCCCGGGGCCTCACACTCACCCGCGGGCGCCGTCCGGGCTCCCGGGGCCGCCGTCCCCCGCTCGGCTCTGGCTTCGgcccggggctgggctgggggaggccgGGGCGCGCCCTCcctccgcgccgccgccgcccgcgcagGCCGGGCAGGGTCGCGGGCGCCTTCCCCGCCGCCGAGTTGTCCGGGGAGCGGTCCTGGGCCCAGGCCGGGCGAGCGCGGCCGCAGAATCGCCGTCCTcgccgcccccgcccgcgccGTCCGCGCCCCGGGCTCCGCGCCGCCCTGCGCGTCGTGGCCGGAGGCTGGCGGGCGACAGCCGGGCGCTCCCTCCGCGCCGCGCGGCCGCAAGTGCACGGAGCAGGCCCTCGCGCGCCCGGCGCCCCTCCGCGCGCCCCTCCTCCCGGCTTCGCGCTCAACCTGCCCGCCCGCTTCGCCGCCGCTCTCCCAACCTCCGCGCCCCGCTCCGGTCGCCTCCTCCCCGCCGGCATGCcacgccaccccccacccccccactctgGTCCCGCTGCCAGTTTAACTCTTGA